One window of Lagenorhynchus albirostris chromosome 16, mLagAlb1.1, whole genome shotgun sequence genomic DNA carries:
- the HNRNPH3 gene encoding heterogeneous nuclear ribonucleoprotein H3 isoform X1, translated as MDWVMKHNGPNDASDGTVRLRGLPFGCSKEEIVQFFQGLEIVPNGITLTMDYQGRSTGEAFVQFASKEIAENALGKHKERIGHRYIEIFRSSRSEIKGFYDPPRRLLGQRPGPYDRPIGGRGGYYGAGRGSMYDRMRRGGDGYDGGYGGFDDYGGYNNYGYGNDGFDDRMRDGRGMGGHGYGGAGDASSGFHGGHFVHMRGLPFRATENDIANFFSPLNPIRVHIDIGADGRATGEADVEFVTHEDAVAAMSKDKNNMQHRYIELFLNSTPGGGSGMGGSGMGAYGRDGMDNQGGYGSVGRMGMGNNYSGGYGTPDGLGGYGRGGGGSGGYYGQGGMSGGGWRGMY; from the exons ATGGATTGGGTTATGAAACATAATGGTCCAAATGACGCTAGTGATGGGACAGTACGACTTCGTGGACTGCCATTTGGTTGCAGCAAAGAGGAAATAGTTCAGTTCTTTCAAG GGTTGGAAATCGTGCCAAATGGGATAACATTGACGATGGACTACCAGGGGAGAAGCACAGGGGAGGCCTTCGTGCAGTTTGCTTCAAAGGAGATAGCAGAAAATGCTCTGGGGAAACACAAGGAAAGAATAGGGCACAG GTATATTGAGATCTTCAGAAGTAGCAGGAGTGAAATCAAAGGATTTTATGATCCACCAAGAAGATTGCTGGGCCAGCGACCGGGACCATATGATAGACCAATAGGAGGAAGAGGGGGTTATTATGGAGCTGGGCGTGGAAGTATGTATGACAGAATGCGACGAGGAGGTGATGGATATGATGGTG GTTATGGAGGTTTTGATGACTATGGTGGCTATAATAATTATGGCTATGGAAATGATGGCTTCGATGACAGAATGAGAGATGGAAgag GTATGGGAGGACATGGCTATGGTGGAGCTGGTGATGCAAGCTCAGGTTTTCATGGTGGTCATTTTGTACATATGAGGGGATTACCTTTCCGTGCAACTGAAAATGACATTGCTAAT ttcttctcacCACTAAATCCAATCCGAGTGCATATTGATATTGGAGCTGATGGCAGAGCAACAGGAGAAGCAGATGTAGAGTTTGTGACACATGAAGATGCAGTAGCTGCCATGTCTAAAGATAAGAATAACATGC aacATCGATACATTGAACTCTTCTTGAATTCAACTCCTGGAGGCGGCTCTGGAATGGGAGGTTCTGGAATGGGAGCCTATGGCAGAGATGGAATGG ataatcagGGAGGCTATGGATCTGTGGGAAGAATGGGAATGGGGAACAATTACAGTGGAGGATATGGTACTCCGGATGGCCTGGGTGGTTATG gCCGTGGTGGTGGAGGCAGTGGCGGTTACTATGGGCAAGGTGGCATGAGTGGAGGTGGATGGCGTGGGATGTACTGA
- the HNRNPH3 gene encoding heterogeneous nuclear ribonucleoprotein H3 isoform X2 codes for MDWVMKHNGPNDASDGTVRLRGLPFGCSKEEIVQFFQGLEIVPNGITLTMDYQGRSTGEAFVQFASKEIAENALGKHKERIGHRYIEIFRSSRSEIKGFYDPPRRLLGQRPGPYDRPIGGRGGYYGAGRGSYGGFDDYGGYNNYGYGNDGFDDRMRDGRGMGGHGYGGAGDASSGFHGGHFVHMRGLPFRATENDIANFFSPLNPIRVHIDIGADGRATGEADVEFVTHEDAVAAMSKDKNNMQHRYIELFLNSTPGGGSGMGGSGMGAYGRDGMDNQGGYGSVGRMGMGNNYSGGYGTPDGLGGYGRGGGGSGGYYGQGGMSGGGWRGMY; via the exons ATGGATTGGGTTATGAAACATAATGGTCCAAATGACGCTAGTGATGGGACAGTACGACTTCGTGGACTGCCATTTGGTTGCAGCAAAGAGGAAATAGTTCAGTTCTTTCAAG GGTTGGAAATCGTGCCAAATGGGATAACATTGACGATGGACTACCAGGGGAGAAGCACAGGGGAGGCCTTCGTGCAGTTTGCTTCAAAGGAGATAGCAGAAAATGCTCTGGGGAAACACAAGGAAAGAATAGGGCACAG GTATATTGAGATCTTCAGAAGTAGCAGGAGTGAAATCAAAGGATTTTATGATCCACCAAGAAGATTGCTGGGCCAGCGACCGGGACCATATGATAGACCAATAGGAGGAAGAGGGGGTTATTATGGAGCTGGGCGTGGAA GTTATGGAGGTTTTGATGACTATGGTGGCTATAATAATTATGGCTATGGAAATGATGGCTTCGATGACAGAATGAGAGATGGAAgag GTATGGGAGGACATGGCTATGGTGGAGCTGGTGATGCAAGCTCAGGTTTTCATGGTGGTCATTTTGTACATATGAGGGGATTACCTTTCCGTGCAACTGAAAATGACATTGCTAAT ttcttctcacCACTAAATCCAATCCGAGTGCATATTGATATTGGAGCTGATGGCAGAGCAACAGGAGAAGCAGATGTAGAGTTTGTGACACATGAAGATGCAGTAGCTGCCATGTCTAAAGATAAGAATAACATGC aacATCGATACATTGAACTCTTCTTGAATTCAACTCCTGGAGGCGGCTCTGGAATGGGAGGTTCTGGAATGGGAGCCTATGGCAGAGATGGAATGG ataatcagGGAGGCTATGGATCTGTGGGAAGAATGGGAATGGGGAACAATTACAGTGGAGGATATGGTACTCCGGATGGCCTGGGTGGTTATG gCCGTGGTGGTGGAGGCAGTGGCGGTTACTATGGGCAAGGTGGCATGAGTGGAGGTGGATGGCGTGGGATGTACTGA
- the HNRNPH3 gene encoding heterogeneous nuclear ribonucleoprotein H3 isoform X3: MYDRMRRGGDGYDGGYGGFDDYGGYNNYGYGNDGFDDRMRDGRGMGGHGYGGAGDASSGFHGGHFVHMRGLPFRATENDIANFFSPLNPIRVHIDIGADGRATGEADVEFVTHEDAVAAMSKDKNNMQHRYIELFLNSTPGGGSGMGGSGMGAYGRDGMDNQGGYGSVGRMGMGNNYSGGYGTPDGLGGYGRGGGGSGGYYGQGGMSGGGWRGMY, translated from the exons ATGTATGACAGAATGCGACGAGGAGGTGATGGATATGATGGTG GTTATGGAGGTTTTGATGACTATGGTGGCTATAATAATTATGGCTATGGAAATGATGGCTTCGATGACAGAATGAGAGATGGAAgag GTATGGGAGGACATGGCTATGGTGGAGCTGGTGATGCAAGCTCAGGTTTTCATGGTGGTCATTTTGTACATATGAGGGGATTACCTTTCCGTGCAACTGAAAATGACATTGCTAAT ttcttctcacCACTAAATCCAATCCGAGTGCATATTGATATTGGAGCTGATGGCAGAGCAACAGGAGAAGCAGATGTAGAGTTTGTGACACATGAAGATGCAGTAGCTGCCATGTCTAAAGATAAGAATAACATGC aacATCGATACATTGAACTCTTCTTGAATTCAACTCCTGGAGGCGGCTCTGGAATGGGAGGTTCTGGAATGGGAGCCTATGGCAGAGATGGAATGG ataatcagGGAGGCTATGGATCTGTGGGAAGAATGGGAATGGGGAACAATTACAGTGGAGGATATGGTACTCCGGATGGCCTGGGTGGTTATG gCCGTGGTGGTGGAGGCAGTGGCGGTTACTATGGGCAAGGTGGCATGAGTGGAGGTGGATGGCGTGGGATGTACTGA